The following proteins are co-located in the Tachysurus vachellii isolate PV-2020 chromosome 19, HZAU_Pvac_v1, whole genome shotgun sequence genome:
- the ppp4r2a gene encoding serine/threonine-protein phosphatase 4 regulatory subunit 2-A, with protein sequence MELSTLLGAFRDFEKKGKKEACPILDQFLCHIAKTGETMIHWSQFKSYFLYKLEKVMDDFNASSPEQRGGPANPNVEYIPFKEMKERILKIVDGYNGIPFTIQRLCELLTEPKRNYTGTDKFLRGVEKNVMVVSCVYPTSEKNGSSGVNRMNGVMFPGNASALPDRNVNGPGTPRPINRSKISLSSSITANGLPDSTESSEQGVQQTERTDSDSLNSETVCSSEGMMKGKHCKDEEEDEEDENRHNAKRLKFDNYTEEEKEACEKEFSCHAPVESSTDVSESSLHISVEVKDTSTLVSEDQEPSSTQSESSDVLAGESGTLDYPGSSHSNENGCEAEQAEHKAQLKRMDPAELEETEENSDPVSSSSNSGSEEAERHAASAPSSPSTCTEPAAEGNSIAQDAQDTSQSSETEQDSVDQG encoded by the exons ATGGAGCTCAGTACACTTCTTGGTGCTTTTAGAG ATTTTGAgaagaaagggaaaaaggaaGCATGCCCCATTTTGGACCAGTTTTTGTGCCATATAGCCAAAACTGGAGAGACAAT GATTCACTGGTCCCAGTTTAAAAGCTACTTCCTTTACAAGCTTGAAAAAGTCATGGATGATTTTAATGCTTCATCTCCAGAGCAGAGGGGGGGTCCTGCCAATCCAAATGTTGAATACATTCCCTTTAAAGAGATGAAGGAACGGATACTGAAAATTGTGGATGGCTATAATGG AATCCCTTTCACAATCCAGCGTCTGTGTGAACTGCTTACTGAGCCGAAGAGAAACTACACAGGAACGGACAAGTTCCTCCGAGGTGTGGAGAAG AATGTGATGGTGGTCAGCTGTGTGTATCCTACCTCCGA AAAAAATGGCTCCAGTGGTGTGAACAGGATGAATGGAGTCATGTTTCCAGGAAACGCGTCTGCTCTTCCAGATAG aaatgtaaatggtCCAGGAACTCCTAGGCCAATAAATAGATCAAAGATTTCTCTGTCAAGCAGCATAACTGCCAATGGTCTCCCAGACAGCACAGAGTCCAGCGAGCAAGGTGTACAACAGACCGAGAGAACAGACAG TGATTCGTTGAATTCAGAAACAGTATGCTCAAGTGAAGGGATGATGAAGGGCAAGCACTGCAAGGAcgaggaagaggatgaggaggatgagaaCCGGCATAATGCGAAACGGCTTAAGTTTGATAACTAcacagaggaggagaaagaagcTTGTGAAAAGGAGTTTTCTTGTCACGCTCCTGTTGAGAGCTCAACAGATGTTTCTGAGTCCTCTCTGCACATTAGTGTGGAAGTGAAAGATACATCTACGCTTGTTTCTGAAGATCAAG AGCCCTCCAGCACACAGTCCGAGTCTAGCGATGTCCTGGCTGGCGAATCAGGGACACTGGATTATCCTGGCTCTTCCCACAGTAATGAAAATGGGTGTGAAGCAGAGCAGGCAGAACACAAGGCACAGCTAAAGAGGATGGACCCTGCAGAATTAGAGGAGACAGAGGAAAACAGTGACCCAgtaagcagcagcagcaacagtgGTAGTGAGGAAGCAGAGCGTCATGCAGCGTCTGCTCCTTCGTCTCCCAGCACTTGCACAGAGCCAGCTGCAGAGGGCAACAGCATTGCACAGGATGCACAGGACACCTCACAAAGCTCAGAGACTGAACAAGACTCTGTAGATCAAGGCTGA